One segment of Acaryochloris thomasi RCC1774 DNA contains the following:
- a CDS encoding DUF1499 domain-containing protein has product MPIFSFSGQRPKTLGITDGKLAACPDSPNCVSSQASDTAHHVAAMTYGGSSAEALAKLKQVIEAMEETHLITETDDYLHAEFTSKLMGFVDDLECYLPPEKSIIHIRSASRLGQSDLGANRTRVEELRKRFNQLN; this is encoded by the coding sequence ATGCCTATTTTTTCGTTTTCTGGTCAGCGCCCCAAGACTCTCGGCATCACGGATGGAAAACTTGCTGCCTGTCCTGATTCACCCAACTGTGTTAGTAGTCAAGCTTCAGATACGGCCCACCATGTCGCGGCAATGACCTACGGCGGTAGTTCTGCAGAGGCATTGGCAAAGCTAAAACAGGTGATTGAGGCGATGGAAGAGACCCACCTGATCACAGAAACAGATGACTATCTGCATGCTGAGTTCACCAGTAAGCTGATGGGATTTGTCGATGATTTAGAGTGCTATCTACCGCCAGAGAAGTCAATCATCCATATTCGCTCCGCTTCTCGACTCGGCCAGTCAGACTTGGGAGCGAACCGTACTCGCGTTGAAGAGCTACGTAAACGTTTTAACCAACTCAACTGA
- the recA gene encoding recombinase RecA produces MASDKSSSSEKDKALGVVLNQIERTFGKGSIMRLGDAGRMKVETISSGALTLDIALGGGLPKGRVIEIYGPESSGKTTLALHAIAEVQKIGGVAAFVDAEHALDPTYAAAVGVDIENLLVAQPDTGESALEIVDQLVRSTAVDVVVIDSVAALVPRAEIEGEMGDSHMGLQARLMSQALRKITGNIGRTGCTVVFLNQLRQKIGVTYGNPEVTTGGNALKFYASVRLDIRRIQTLKKGAEEFGIRAKVKVVKNKIAPPFRIGEFDIIFGHGISTLGCVLDMAEEMDVIVRKGAWYSYNGENIAQGRDKTVKFMEDTPEFASDITKLVREKLAQGAEVSANSVAPSKQAKPEQESEAEEKVESKAKDKKK; encoded by the coding sequence ATGGCTTCCGATAAATCATCCAGCTCCGAAAAAGACAAGGCACTAGGCGTCGTCCTTAACCAAATTGAACGCACCTTTGGCAAGGGATCGATCATGCGCCTTGGGGATGCGGGCCGCATGAAAGTAGAAACTATTTCCAGTGGAGCCTTAACGCTCGATATTGCTCTGGGGGGTGGCCTACCTAAGGGACGAGTGATCGAAATTTATGGTCCAGAAAGCTCGGGTAAAACAACCTTGGCCCTCCACGCCATTGCTGAAGTGCAGAAAATAGGTGGCGTTGCCGCTTTTGTTGATGCCGAACATGCCCTTGATCCGACCTACGCAGCCGCTGTTGGGGTTGATATCGAAAATTTACTGGTGGCCCAGCCCGATACAGGGGAGTCAGCTCTAGAAATTGTCGATCAGCTCGTCCGCTCCACCGCCGTTGATGTTGTCGTCATTGACTCTGTGGCAGCCCTTGTCCCGCGCGCTGAAATCGAAGGCGAAATGGGCGATTCTCATATGGGCCTCCAGGCCCGTCTTATGAGTCAAGCCCTACGGAAGATTACCGGCAACATTGGTCGCACTGGCTGTACCGTGGTCTTCCTCAATCAGCTTCGCCAGAAGATAGGTGTCACCTACGGCAACCCAGAAGTTACCACCGGAGGTAATGCCCTCAAGTTTTATGCCTCCGTGCGTCTCGATATCCGACGGATTCAAACCCTCAAAAAGGGCGCAGAAGAATTCGGGATTAGAGCTAAGGTAAAAGTCGTTAAAAACAAAATTGCTCCCCCGTTTCGCATTGGCGAGTTTGACATCATTTTCGGTCATGGCATTTCCACCTTAGGCTGCGTCTTGGATATGGCTGAAGAAATGGACGTGATTGTCCGCAAAGGTGCCTGGTATAGCTACAACGGTGAGAACATTGCCCAAGGCCGTGATAAAACCGTCAAGTTCATGGAAGATACCCCTGAGTTTGCCAGTGACATCACAAAGTTAGTGCGAGAAAAACTGGCCCAAGGTGCAGAGGTCTCAGCCAATTCAGTTGCTCCTAGCAAGCAGGCCAAGCCTGAGCAAGAGTCTGAAGCTGAAGAGAAAGTTGAGTCTAAGGCCAAAGATAAGAAGAAATAA
- the xseA gene encoding exodeoxyribonuclease VII large subunit, with protein MTSGSPNLLVPPTVISVGGLTSYIQTLLEEDQELIQVWITGEVSSANPHRSGIFFTLQDPDVAATLHCVAWKSYRDKLVIQPEPGEQVIVLGRIRLHPKRGEYQLMVWQVLPAGEGLRSLRYRQLRDRLSSEGLFDPEHKLPLPKYPQTIAVVTSPQAAAWGDIKRTLKFRHPGMRVLLSPANVQGELAPDAIATAIRRVEKDGRADVLVLSRGGGASEDMACFNDERVVRAISDCSIPVISGIGHQRDESLADLTADAYAHTPTAAAELAVPRLSDLQANHEEHIVQLYVTITRKLDQVQDQLQTQKKRLHRLGLDRQLERDKAAVQQLKQQLGRAVQRRLLAYQKHHQLLQQKLVALDPTAVLQRGYAVVRASDRTIVRQSDEIEVGQMLNVQFSNGLATVQVTELESSTGSSDV; from the coding sequence ATGACTTCTGGCTCTCCTAATTTACTGGTGCCGCCCACTGTTATCTCTGTGGGTGGGTTAACCAGCTACATACAGACCTTGTTAGAAGAGGATCAAGAACTGATCCAGGTGTGGATAACAGGGGAAGTTTCGAGTGCCAATCCCCACCGGAGCGGTATCTTTTTCACGCTGCAGGATCCTGATGTGGCTGCAACGCTTCACTGCGTCGCCTGGAAGTCTTACCGCGACAAGCTGGTGATTCAGCCGGAGCCTGGGGAACAGGTGATTGTGCTGGGTCGGATTCGCCTGCATCCAAAGCGAGGTGAGTATCAGCTTATGGTGTGGCAGGTGCTACCTGCTGGAGAAGGGTTGAGATCGCTTCGTTACCGTCAGCTCCGTGATCGCCTCTCGTCCGAAGGTCTATTTGATCCTGAACATAAGCTTCCGCTGCCCAAATATCCGCAAACCATTGCGGTGGTTACATCACCTCAAGCTGCAGCCTGGGGTGATATTAAACGGACGCTCAAGTTTCGGCACCCAGGGATGCGGGTATTGCTTTCGCCGGCTAATGTTCAGGGAGAATTGGCACCGGATGCGATCGCAACTGCCATTCGCAGAGTTGAGAAAGACGGACGCGCAGACGTCTTGGTCTTGTCACGGGGCGGCGGTGCCTCAGAAGATATGGCCTGCTTCAACGATGAGCGGGTGGTCCGAGCCATCAGCGACTGCTCCATCCCAGTCATCTCAGGAATTGGACACCAGCGTGATGAATCGCTAGCAGATCTAACGGCGGATGCCTATGCCCACACCCCTACAGCCGCCGCAGAATTAGCAGTGCCCCGCCTGAGCGATCTCCAGGCTAATCACGAAGAGCATATTGTGCAGCTATACGTGACCATCACCCGCAAGCTCGATCAGGTTCAAGATCAGCTACAAACTCAAAAAAAGCGACTCCATCGCCTCGGCCTAGACCGGCAGCTTGAGCGAGATAAAGCAGCCGTGCAGCAGCTCAAGCAGCAGCTGGGTCGCGCGGTGCAGCGGCGACTGCTCGCATACCAAAAACATCATCAGCTTTTACAGCAAAAGCTCGTAGCGCTGGATCCGACCGCAGTCCTTCAGCGAGGATATGCCGTAGTTAGGGCCTCTGACCGAACGATTGTGCGCCAGTCCGATGAAATCGAGGTGGGTCAGATGCTGAATGTACAGTTTTCCAACGGGCTAGCAACAGTCCAGGTCACCGAACTTGAGTCCTCTACCGGGTCATCTGATGTCTAA
- the xseB gene encoding exodeoxyribonuclease VII small subunit yields MSNSEPYTDVTTLPADWRYEQTVAEIETIINQIEAGDLDLADVFEQFTQAVTYLQQCEAFLGDRQGQLDLLLEQLGDPSDLG; encoded by the coding sequence ATGTCTAACTCTGAGCCATACACTGACGTGACGACCCTGCCTGCCGATTGGCGATATGAACAAACGGTGGCTGAAATTGAGACGATCATTAATCAAATCGAAGCGGGAGACCTCGATTTAGCGGATGTCTTTGAGCAATTCACGCAGGCAGTAACCTACCTACAGCAGTGCGAAGCCTTCCTCGGAGATCGCCAAGGGCAGCTTGATCTGCTGCTTGAACAGTTGGGCGATCCCTCGGATCTAGGATAG
- a CDS encoding glycoside-pentoside-hexuronide (GPH):cation symporter, with the protein MSSSHGLNPTARSEYERPLSFWTKMAFGAGDLGPAMSANIIIFFQLVFLTNVAGIPAGLAGSILLVSKIWDAVNDPIVGVLTDKTRSKRWGRRLPWLLYGALPFGLFSFLLWIVPRVGGELPSVWLLLTYYIIVGAIGQVFYTVVNLPYTAMTPELTQDYDERTQLNSFRFAFSIGGSILSLILAQIIFLQIPEEQRELQYLVLAGLTSAIATLALYWCVLGTRKRALVFEAQRIQDSSEEAIPLLQQFKLALGNRPFLFVIGIYLCSWLAVQITASIIPYFVVNVMQLKQAEVPPVLIGVQGTALVMLFVWGFLSKIWGKKAVYFMGMSLWIIAQIGLFFLQPGQIGLMYILAVMAGVGVSTAYLVPWSMIPDVIELDELQTGQRREGVFYGFMVLLQKFGLALGLFLVGLGLQSAGFLEAAAGEPLPVQPASAVQAIRLAIGPLPTLALIAGLVLTYYYPISRDVHAEILLKLRERRLSSDQKPQE; encoded by the coding sequence ATGTCCTCATCCCACGGTCTGAACCCAACAGCGCGTTCTGAATACGAGCGACCGCTGAGCTTTTGGACAAAGATGGCCTTCGGGGCCGGAGATCTCGGACCGGCCATGAGCGCCAATATCATCATCTTTTTCCAGTTGGTGTTCTTAACTAATGTGGCCGGTATTCCAGCGGGGTTGGCAGGCAGCATTCTGCTAGTGAGCAAAATTTGGGATGCCGTCAATGACCCCATCGTGGGCGTCTTAACTGACAAAACTCGGTCAAAGCGCTGGGGGCGGCGCTTACCCTGGCTGCTCTACGGAGCGCTCCCTTTCGGACTCTTTTCGTTCTTGCTTTGGATTGTGCCTCGCGTAGGCGGAGAGCTACCCAGTGTCTGGCTGTTGTTGACCTACTACATCATTGTTGGCGCGATTGGTCAGGTCTTCTATACCGTTGTAAATCTGCCCTACACGGCCATGACCCCTGAGCTGACTCAGGACTATGACGAACGGACACAGCTCAACAGCTTTCGATTTGCCTTCTCTATTGGAGGCAGTATTCTGTCACTCATTTTGGCGCAGATTATTTTCTTGCAAATTCCAGAAGAACAGCGGGAGCTTCAGTATCTGGTGCTGGCGGGTTTGACCAGTGCGATCGCAACTCTCGCTCTCTACTGGTGCGTTCTAGGAACCCGAAAGCGAGCCTTAGTCTTTGAAGCACAGCGGATTCAAGATAGCTCAGAAGAAGCGATCCCCCTCCTACAGCAATTCAAACTGGCCCTTGGCAACCGTCCATTTTTGTTTGTGATTGGGATTTATCTTTGCTCCTGGCTAGCAGTTCAGATTACCGCCAGCATCATCCCTTACTTCGTTGTTAACGTGATGCAGCTCAAGCAGGCCGAAGTTCCGCCAGTTCTCATCGGTGTGCAGGGGACGGCTCTAGTGATGCTGTTCGTGTGGGGGTTTCTCAGCAAAATTTGGGGCAAGAAAGCCGTTTATTTTATGGGCATGAGCCTGTGGATTATTGCCCAAATTGGACTCTTTTTCCTACAGCCGGGCCAGATCGGACTGATGTATATCCTCGCGGTGATGGCTGGAGTCGGCGTCTCAACGGCTTATCTGGTGCCCTGGTCTATGATCCCAGACGTGATTGAGCTGGACGAACTGCAAACCGGGCAGCGTCGAGAGGGTGTGTTCTATGGCTTTATGGTTCTGCTACAGAAATTTGGATTAGCTCTAGGGCTGTTCCTCGTAGGACTAGGCTTACAAAGTGCTGGTTTTCTAGAAGCTGCGGCTGGGGAACCTTTACCCGTGCAGCCAGCGTCTGCTGTTCAGGCGATTCGCCTAGCAATTGGCCCCTTGCCCACATTGGCACTGATTGCGGGGTTGGTCCTGACCTATTACTACCCTATTAGCCGGGACGTTCATGCTGAGATTTTGCTAAAGCTGCGAGAGAGGCGCCTGAGCAGCGATCAAAAGCCACAGGAATAG
- a CDS encoding SDR family NAD(P)-dependent oxidoreductase, which produces MKIQGKTALVTGASRGIGRAIALELAHQGIRCLILVARNHQRLSEVASEIAAMGVRAIALPLDLTETPAVRIAAAQVWQRDGPIHLLINCAGVAHQSPFLKARLPQVQQEIALNLMGTYTITHLLARRMARRQEGRIVNVSSLMGKIAAPTMATYSATKFALVGFTHALRGELATHNVQVTALLPSLTETDMARDLERFRWVIPTSPEAVARVLVASLDRESAEILVGWQSHLAVWCSRIAPGLLEKVIQVTAPKALALKFGAVGASQI; this is translated from the coding sequence ATGAAAATTCAAGGTAAAACGGCTCTGGTAACAGGAGCTTCCCGCGGAATTGGTCGGGCCATTGCTCTAGAACTGGCCCACCAAGGAATCAGATGCTTAATCTTGGTAGCCCGCAATCATCAGCGCTTGAGCGAGGTGGCCTCCGAAATTGCTGCCATGGGCGTGAGGGCCATTGCTCTACCGCTAGATTTGACTGAGACCCCCGCCGTCAGAATCGCTGCGGCACAGGTTTGGCAGCGTGATGGACCGATTCACCTGTTGATTAATTGCGCTGGTGTGGCTCACCAGTCCCCCTTCTTGAAAGCCCGCCTCCCTCAAGTTCAGCAAGAGATTGCTCTCAATCTGATGGGTACTTATACCATTACGCATCTTCTGGCCCGCAGAATGGCCCGCAGGCAGGAAGGACGGATCGTCAATGTCTCTAGCTTGATGGGCAAGATAGCGGCTCCCACAATGGCCACCTATTCAGCGACCAAGTTTGCTTTAGTGGGCTTTACCCATGCTCTACGCGGTGAGCTAGCCACCCATAACGTTCAGGTTACAGCTCTGCTCCCCTCCCTCACTGAGACTGACATGGCCCGCGATTTAGAGCGGTTTCGGTGGGTTATCCCTACCTCCCCTGAGGCAGTGGCTCGGGTTCTAGTCGCTAGCCTTGATAGAGAGTCTGCAGAGATTCTTGTGGGCTGGCAAAGTCATTTAGCCGTATGGTGTAGCCGCATTGCGCCGGGCCTGCTCGAAAAAGTAATTCAGGTGACAGCTCCTAAGGCTCTAGCCCTCAAGTTTGGCGCTGTCGGAGCGTCTCAAATCTAG
- a CDS encoding DUF4262 domain-containing protein: MKKTSFNERLERLSQSQAVLPPDCQDQVLSDIRDRKCHIVKVEGNDQHPSYTYSVGLWHHFGHPEFVTFSQPEQMGEQLIDDMQKLVKVGQPPVVQPTQEDSELNYPVKLHPIDNDQWTRDFLPLADWFYDRESFPVLELFPN; the protein is encoded by the coding sequence ATGAAGAAAACGAGTTTCAATGAACGGTTAGAGCGATTATCTCAGTCGCAAGCTGTCCTTCCCCCTGATTGCCAAGATCAGGTGCTCAGCGATATTCGCGATCGCAAGTGTCACATCGTCAAAGTTGAAGGGAACGACCAACATCCCAGCTACACCTATAGCGTTGGCCTCTGGCATCATTTTGGACACCCAGAATTTGTGACCTTTAGCCAACCCGAACAAATGGGTGAACAGCTCATCGACGATATGCAGAAGCTGGTGAAGGTCGGTCAACCTCCTGTTGTGCAGCCAACACAGGAAGACTCTGAACTAAATTATCCAGTCAAACTACATCCCATTGATAACGATCAGTGGACCCGCGATTTTCTGCCCCTTGCAGATTGGTTTTATGATCGCGAATCCTTTCCGGTACTGGAGCTATTCCCAAACTAA
- a CDS encoding tellurite resistance TerB family protein, translating into MLNWLKKLLPAKPQPPAEAPSTSALPLPEKSALPKSESAATPELSTLSVARWVMPGEAVTVADYTLTHGLIYIGNSLAGIHEHVSIEPCLINPQLKVDSEQPDHRGEWMTHWPSYSEIPSGCRAAYLEWLAAGRTDPDIHVGYVFLFLYGLERRVLYDLRDSTADYTAELTQIMDEVERLMTLYDHSESFSRDAANFLEACWLLQSPRGLALRQPPREGPGDSIPLQLTLGKLAQAGEPLPAHWALAWVLDVTKAKPSSCLLELQSLFRLRYHDQLGKGIILDGSGPSVSLTRTYQPATVSFGAPLEITAELPEFTQTANRLEVIQPLVESCVDRLDPYCRWLSRNLELRGSYGAVLRLPLEIALQHELPRVSQFRQWATVCLSEYEFQVIPAQELFQQWTAEPLVKFSKADAVLLSEFLETQGIGVEPDARFGGKPLKANQNVVLFRLIHGAMVEPSSSYSTAQLLLHLAALVVVSEELDAAGMVHVQKYLAWTPSLQEPERDRLLAYFQWLCCSKPTLRGLKARLADISGGRKVAIAKFLISVAKAGGEAQPEVIDVLTKLYPLLGFEAEQVHRQLHADEPLTFVAKEPPAAVTTAVPSKIGLNLDLIQRRQDESQAASAILSDIFVEEPEEPEASEISADIGLDEAHVSFLLALAKQPQWEREALEKIAVDLNLMLDGALENINEIAFDQCDEALIEGDEPLEVNPEVLEQLLDD; encoded by the coding sequence ATGCTGAACTGGCTCAAAAAATTGCTTCCGGCGAAACCGCAGCCCCCCGCTGAGGCACCTTCAACATCCGCTCTGCCACTGCCGGAGAAATCTGCGCTTCCGAAATCAGAATCAGCGGCAACTCCTGAGTTATCGACCTTATCCGTGGCTCGCTGGGTTATGCCTGGGGAAGCGGTCACCGTCGCAGATTACACCTTGACCCACGGCCTGATCTACATCGGTAATTCATTGGCCGGAATTCATGAACACGTCAGCATTGAACCCTGCCTGATCAACCCTCAGCTCAAGGTTGATTCTGAACAGCCCGATCACAGAGGGGAATGGATGACTCACTGGCCCTCCTACAGCGAGATCCCGTCTGGGTGTCGGGCGGCTTATTTAGAATGGTTGGCTGCAGGTCGCACCGATCCTGATATTCATGTCGGCTATGTGTTTCTGTTTCTCTACGGCCTCGAACGCCGTGTCCTTTATGATCTAAGAGACTCTACCGCAGACTACACTGCCGAACTGACGCAGATTATGGATGAGGTAGAGCGTCTAATGACGCTCTATGACCACAGCGAGTCTTTCTCGCGGGATGCAGCTAACTTTCTCGAAGCCTGCTGGCTGCTGCAGTCCCCCCGAGGATTGGCCCTCCGACAGCCCCCTAGAGAAGGCCCTGGAGACAGCATCCCGCTGCAGCTAACGCTGGGTAAATTGGCTCAGGCGGGTGAGCCGCTGCCTGCCCATTGGGCTTTAGCTTGGGTGCTGGACGTCACTAAAGCAAAGCCCTCTAGCTGTTTGCTTGAACTTCAAAGCCTGTTTCGACTTCGCTATCACGATCAGCTAGGCAAGGGAATAATTTTGGATGGTTCTGGACCTTCGGTGAGCCTGACCCGCACCTATCAACCGGCTACCGTTTCCTTTGGTGCTCCCCTTGAGATTACGGCAGAGCTGCCCGAGTTTACCCAGACTGCCAACCGCTTAGAGGTGATTCAGCCCTTAGTTGAGAGCTGTGTTGATCGTCTTGATCCCTACTGCCGCTGGCTCAGCCGTAATCTTGAACTTCGGGGGAGCTATGGGGCAGTTTTACGACTCCCCCTTGAGATTGCTCTGCAGCATGAGTTGCCTCGGGTCAGTCAGTTTCGCCAGTGGGCAACGGTCTGCCTGAGTGAATATGAGTTCCAGGTGATCCCAGCTCAGGAGCTGTTTCAACAGTGGACTGCTGAACCGTTAGTGAAGTTCTCCAAGGCGGATGCGGTACTGCTCTCTGAGTTTCTTGAAACCCAGGGCATTGGCGTGGAGCCAGACGCACGGTTTGGCGGCAAGCCCCTCAAGGCGAATCAAAATGTGGTGCTGTTTCGCTTGATCCACGGGGCGATGGTGGAGCCGTCTTCGAGTTATTCAACGGCTCAGTTGCTGCTGCATCTGGCTGCGCTCGTTGTGGTCTCAGAAGAGTTGGATGCGGCTGGGATGGTCCATGTCCAGAAATATTTAGCCTGGACCCCTAGTTTGCAAGAGCCTGAGCGAGACCGTCTCCTCGCTTATTTTCAGTGGCTGTGCTGCAGCAAGCCGACGCTGCGGGGCCTCAAGGCTCGGCTTGCTGATATTTCTGGAGGGCGGAAAGTTGCGATCGCAAAGTTCTTAATCAGCGTTGCCAAAGCTGGTGGGGAGGCCCAACCCGAAGTTATTGACGTACTCACTAAACTCTATCCACTGCTGGGCTTTGAAGCTGAACAGGTTCACCGTCAGCTCCACGCCGATGAGCCGCTTACGTTCGTTGCCAAGGAGCCGCCTGCAGCCGTGACGACAGCAGTGCCGTCCAAGATCGGCTTGAATCTAGACCTCATTCAGCGTCGCCAAGATGAATCCCAAGCTGCTTCCGCAATTCTGTCAGACATCTTTGTCGAAGAGCCTGAAGAACCTGAGGCATCTGAAATCTCTGCCGACATAGGGCTAGATGAGGCCCACGTTTCGTTCTTGCTTGCCCTAGCCAAACAGCCTCAGTGGGAGCGTGAGGCACTAGAAAAAATTGCCGTAGATCTCAACCTGATGCTGGACGGAGCCTTAGAAAACATCAACGAAATCGCCTTCGACCAGTGTGATGAAGCCCTGATCGAAGGCGACGAACCGTTAGAGGTGAATCCAGAAGTGCTAGAGCAGCTCCTCGATGATTAG
- the purN gene encoding phosphoribosylglycinamide formyltransferase, translating into MCESLVSPDFSRSKAAVQTPLKLGIMASGSGSNFAAIATAISKNILPAQVQIVIYNNPKAKVAERAQQQGFPTKLINHRDYQNRESFDEEIVAALKAADVDWVIMVGWMRRATQVLIDAFLGRMVNIHPSLLPSFPGIHAIEQALDYGVKISGCTVHIVTLEVDSGPILMQAAVPVLPEDTAETLHARIQVQEHRIIVDAIAKLASNHVV; encoded by the coding sequence ATGTGTGAGAGTTTAGTGTCTCCTGATTTTTCTCGGTCGAAGGCGGCAGTCCAAACGCCTTTGAAGCTGGGCATTATGGCGTCGGGCAGCGGCAGCAATTTCGCTGCGATCGCAACTGCCATCTCGAAAAATATCTTACCGGCCCAAGTTCAGATCGTTATATACAACAATCCCAAAGCCAAAGTGGCCGAACGTGCCCAGCAGCAGGGATTCCCTACAAAGCTAATTAATCACCGCGACTATCAAAATCGAGAGAGTTTTGACGAGGAGATTGTCGCGGCTCTCAAGGCTGCAGACGTAGACTGGGTGATTATGGTGGGCTGGATGCGGCGAGCCACGCAGGTGCTGATCGATGCGTTCCTGGGGCGGATGGTGAATATTCACCCCAGCCTATTGCCGAGCTTCCCGGGCATACACGCCATTGAGCAGGCGCTCGACTATGGGGTCAAAATATCAGGCTGTACGGTCCATATTGTCACGCTTGAAGTCGATAGCGGGCCTATTCTGATGCAGGCAGCGGTGCCGGTGTTGCCAGAGGATACGGCAGAGACTCTGCACGCCCGGATTCAGGTGCAGGAGCATCGAATTATTGTAGATGCGATCGCAAAGCTTGCCAGCAACCACGTCGTCTAA
- a CDS encoding transposase has product MSKLSLEPSVSFMPATLTPPHKTSAPAVAPAAASTANYFITLCTHERQCLFGEIIDGQMRLNKLGSIVEDEWQNAAKDRQDLNCDQWIIMPNHIHGIVSLAEPPETDGISGGDISESTDPVSAPEATQQRALSAWMEEFKATVTDRINIHRQNTRPIWQTTDDQQLIPHHFAFNIFRQYIRSNPHAWLWDKLHPDSPSDWLHSEGAI; this is encoded by the coding sequence ATGTCCAAATTATCTTTAGAACCTTCCGTTTCATTCATGCCTGCGACTCTCACACCTCCACACAAAACTTCTGCCCCCGCCGTAGCTCCTGCCGCCGCATCAACCGCAAATTACTTCATTACCCTCTGCACTCACGAACGCCAGTGTCTGTTTGGCGAGATTATTGATGGGCAAATGCGGTTAAACAAGCTGGGGAGCATTGTCGAAGACGAATGGCAAAATGCAGCCAAAGATCGCCAGGATCTCAACTGTGACCAGTGGATTATCATGCCCAATCATATTCACGGCATCGTCAGCCTAGCAGAACCACCGGAGACCGATGGTATATCTGGCGGTGACATCAGTGAATCGACCGATCCGGTCTCTGCGCCTGAGGCAACTCAACAGCGGGCACTTTCAGCCTGGATGGAGGAATTTAAAGCGACAGTCACCGATCGCATCAATATTCATCGCCAAAACACACGCCCCATCTGGCAGACCACTGACGATCAGCAGTTGATCCCTCACCATTTTGCTTTCAATATTTTTCGGCAGTATATCCGCAGCAACCCCCATGCTTGGCTTTGGGACAAGCTCCATCCAGATAGCCCCTCTGACTGGCTACATTCTGAAGGGGCTATCTAA
- the tatC gene encoding twin-arginine translocase subunit TatC produces the protein MGQASANGTGTPEPTPDPNDELLNDVEMSLFDHLEELRQRIFFALLAVLGGVILCFWKVNLIVKLLEKPAQGAQFLQLAPGEYFFVSIKVAGYSGLLVASPFILYQIIQFVLPGLTRKEQGFLGPIVLGSSVLFVAGIAFAYIALIPAALNFFINYGADVVEQLWSIDRYFEFVLLLLFSTGLAFQIPVIQLLLGLVGIVSGRQMLAGWRIVVLGAAILGAVLTPSTDPLTQSLLGGAVVGLYFGGAGLVLLLGR, from the coding sequence ATGGGGCAAGCCTCAGCCAATGGAACGGGGACACCTGAGCCAACCCCAGATCCCAATGATGAACTGCTCAACGATGTAGAGATGTCACTCTTTGACCATCTCGAAGAACTGCGTCAGCGAATCTTCTTCGCGCTGCTGGCCGTTCTTGGAGGCGTCATTCTCTGTTTTTGGAAAGTCAATCTGATCGTCAAGCTCCTCGAAAAACCAGCCCAAGGCGCTCAGTTTTTGCAGCTCGCCCCCGGCGAATACTTCTTTGTCTCGATAAAAGTCGCAGGTTACAGCGGCTTATTAGTGGCTAGCCCCTTTATCCTTTACCAGATTATCCAGTTTGTGCTGCCGGGTCTCACCCGCAAAGAACAAGGATTCCTTGGTCCCATTGTTCTAGGATCTTCCGTTCTCTTCGTTGCCGGGATTGCCTTTGCCTACATTGCCTTAATTCCCGCCGCTCTCAACTTTTTCATCAACTATGGCGCTGATGTCGTTGAACAGCTCTGGTCCATCGATCGCTATTTTGAATTTGTTCTGCTGTTGTTATTTAGTACGGGCTTAGCGTTTCAGATTCCTGTCATTCAGCTACTGCTTGGCTTAGTGGGTATCGTCTCAGGCCGCCAAATGCTCGCAGGCTGGCGCATTGTTGTGCTGGGGGCTGCAATCCTAGGTGCTGTACTGACGCCCTCAACCGATCCCCTCACCCAAAGTCTTTTAGGAGGGGCCGTCGTTGGTCTTTACTTCGGAGGAGCAGGGCTTGTGTTGCTCCTGGGCCGATAG
- a CDS encoding extracellular matrix/biofilm biosynthesis regulator RemA family protein, giving the protein MNNGQINLGYGNTVADGEMVAVISPGSLPVQRLIADAEAKSQLVDYTQGRSPRAVVILVTGAIILSAFQPETIGSHENKVRNQL; this is encoded by the coding sequence ATGAACAACGGTCAAATTAATTTGGGGTACGGAAATACGGTTGCTGATGGCGAGATGGTCGCAGTTATTAGTCCTGGCTCTCTACCGGTGCAGCGCTTAATTGCTGATGCTGAAGCCAAGAGTCAGCTTGTTGATTACACTCAAGGGCGCAGTCCTCGGGCCGTTGTTATTCTAGTGACAGGAGCTATTATTCTCTCTGCCTTTCAGCCAGAAACGATTGGTTCCCACGAGAATAAAGTTCGAAATCAACTTTAG